In the genome of Phacochoerus africanus isolate WHEZ1 chromosome 5, ROS_Pafr_v1, whole genome shotgun sequence, the window GATACCAATAggcaattcacacacacacacacacacacacacacacacatacacacacacacacacgggtgatggagtggggagagggctggaggagagagagaaacaaatgtccaggaaacatgaaaaattttaacGTCAATGGtaactgaagaaaaacaaattaaaatagtgAAAGTGCCCTGTTGACAGAAGTCACAACGACACTCCTCAGTGAGAACCCCGAGGAGCACGGGTTCTCACCTCTTGCTGATGTGACTCTCAATGGACAAAACCGTTTTGGAGAGCAAGTCAGCTGAGTATAGCAAACAGTGAAAAAACAGTCAGTCTTCCCCTTGATTAGGAATTGCTGGAATTTATCCTAAGAACATTATCGTGGACGTGCACCAAGGCTGAGCCAAAAGGAGACTCGTGTCGCCATTTCTTCTAAAAGGGAACGACTGGAAATGCAGGGTCGACAGTGCGGAGCTGGTCTTACAAAGCCCAGGGCTGATCCACGTGTGTGAGAGCAGCTTGGACTGGCCGATGGCTGTGATGCACTTTTGGTGAATACGTTAGATTCCACCCACACCAGGAAATACGCTGTGCCACTTGGAAAATGACACAGAAGAAACACTGACCACATTGAAAAAACGGTATACAATGGCGCCTATgggaaaattccattttaaatgaaatatgtagggacataaagacagaaaaaagccTAGGATACATGTAAAAATGCTAGAAATGATCTCTCTGGCTAGTAAAAATCAGATACAGGTTTTGGCTTACTCTTATTTTCCAATAATTGCACAGCATTCtctatataatttcttttcttttcttttttttttttttttaatttttggccacacacacagcatgtggaagttcctgggcctgggatcaaactggaAACacagagtgacaatgctggatccttaaccactaggccaccagggaactcctatatacaaCTTCTTTaacagaagttaatttttttttttttaaggtaatggTTGACCCTGTTAGAGGTTACTTCTGGGTCAAGGGTGGTCATATTTGGAAAGTATCCATGGTTGGAATCAGGGTACTGGTGGCAAGATAAAGGGTTATAGTCTTTCAGGATAACAAGATGTGTCTGTTTGATAACTAGCACAcgcatatatatagaaaaaagcCTGGTGAAGGGATTAgggttgttattttcttttctacattctTTTCTTTAGTCCAAATATGATGAGATTATGTGATGTTTATAATGTGGGCTCTGTGAACTGAATACAACTGGTAAATACTACAAAAACCTAtgacaacttatacaactccacagcaaaaaaaaccaacaactcaagtgaaaaatgggcaaaaggcctgaatagacatttccctaaataagatgcacagatggccaacaggcacatgaaaaaatgctcaacatcattaattattagagaaatgcaaattgaaactactatgaggtaccacctcacactagtcagaatggccatcactaacaagtcaacaaataacaaatgctggagagggtgtggagaacagggaaccctcctgcactgttggtgggaatgtaaattggtacaatcactatggaaaacagtatggaggtacctcagaaaaatataaaactaccacatgacccagcaatcccacccttgggcatatatctggacaaaacctttcattcaaaaagatacatgcacccgtatgttcaatgcagcactattcacaatagccaagacatggaaatactctaaatgtccatcaacagatgaatggattaagaagatgttgcatatatacacaatggaatactactcacccataaaaagaagaaaataatgccatttgcggcaacatgaatggaactagagactctcatactaagtgaagcaagtcagaaagagaaagacaaatacatatgatatcacttatatctggaatatagggcacaaatgagtCTTTCCAcggaaagaaactcatgaacttggagaacagacttgtggttgccacgagggagagggagggagtgggatggacttggagtctggggttagtagatacaaactattgcatttggagtggataagcaatgagattctgctctatatctagtcacttgtgatggaacatgatggagaataatatgagaaaaagaatgtatatgcatatatgtgtggctgggtcactttgctgtacagtagaaaactgatagaacactgtaaaccaaccataacggaaaaaataaaaatcattaaaaaaaaaagaagaagaaaacctactggggagaggagtgggggTCTGCGGGCAAGATGGCGGCTACTGTGGTTGGTGTGGGTGGGTTAGAGGCAGAGGCATTGCGGTGAGAGGAACAGCTGAAGGCCCTATGGTAGAAAACTGAGCGCAAGGACAAGGAAGCTGGGGAGCCAAAGACTAAGCAGCTCAgaggaggggagcaggaaggCGAGAAGCACAGAACTCCACTACTGCGTTTTCTATGTTACAGAGAAAGCCAACTTTCTCTTCCCCTGAGCGGCATGTACTCATAGTTCTCAGACTGCAGAACTATGTCCCAGAGGATGAGGGCGCCCCAGGCCAAACCAGTCAAGAGAAGGTCAAGGAGCAGCTGGGGGCCGCCAAGCCAGAGCCCGTCAATGGCCACGTGGACCTGGCCAACCCTGCGCCCAGGAAGCCTGACTGGGCCCTTGAGAGCAATGCAGCCAAGAAGCTGGAGAAGCTGGAAGAACAGACCCAGAGGATCATCGCCAGGCTGATCAATGAGAGGCCGAAAGGCCAGGAGGACAGTCTGGCCTCTGCAGTGGCCACCATCAAATAAGAGGCCTGTGGCTCTGACGGAGGGGTGCCTTGTCCCCTCACCCTCCCGTCAGGCCTTTCCTGAAGGAGGATGGTCTCAGCAAGGGTAGGAGTTGGGCTTGCTATCACCTCCAGTTTGGCTTCAGAACAGTGACTCCCTGCCTATTAGTCTGAACCCCATCTCTCCCCACAGGGTGAGGTCAACTCCTTGTCCCCCGAGTGGTCCCCACCACTCTTGAGTGGGGGCAGAGCCAGCAGCAACTCAGTGGGCTTATTGTACCGAGACATATTTATgtattctgaacttttttttggaATCTGGAAATAGAAACAAGcagaccaaccaaccaaccaaccaaccaaccctcCTAGGGTTATCAATCCCACCAAGGCCTGGCCTTGCCACTCACGGGTCCCCCCTCATCCTCAGGCTGCTGAGCATCAGCGCTGAGCGTTCTGCTCCATCCTCCTTCCTACCTCTGCTTTCCTGGTTTCTTCTGTCAGGAcagacttttcatttttcatatcgAATACAGATAAATATCTTTTAGATATTACAATAGAAATAGATGTATTaggagatttttatattttttattttttgtctttttagggctgcacccacgccatatggaggttcccaggctaggggtcaaattggagctgtagccgccagcccacgccacagccaggacaacaccagatctgagccacatctgcgacctacaccccagctcaaggcaacaccagatccttaacccatggagcagtgaagccagggatcgaaccctcaacctcatggtttctagtcagattggtttctgctgtgccatgagtgGAACTCCATAATAGatgatttttaaaggatttcttaaataaaaagcattaggTACAAAATAAAAGATGGACCCATTTTACTCTATTAAGAACTTTTATTTCTtaagagattccttaaaaaaagtgcaaagtacagcaaacaaaaaaaggatcagCATAGAGAATACATTAAGTGCCATATACATAAGAAAAACACTAACGAAGATAGAGAACtgtccaacaggagttcccgtcgtggcgcagtggttaacgaatctgactaggaaccatgaggtggcgggttcgatccctacccttgctcagtgggttaacgatccggcgttgccgtgagctgtggtataggttgcagacacagctcggatcccgcgttgctgtggctctggtgtaggctggtggctacagctccgattggacccctagcctggcaacctccacatgccgcgagagcggcccaagaaatagcaaaaataagacaaaaaaaaaaaaaagaaaaccgtcCAACAGACACTTCTCAGAAGAAAGGAGCTCTATTTGACCAATCCTATTCAAAGAGATGCTCGGCATCAAATGTAAAAACGCAATCAGAACCATGAAGAGGTGCTTGTTACACAATcagcaaaaatttaaaagcctGACCAGACTGAGTGCTGGAGCGTGTGTGGACCTACTGCTTCTCATACACTTTGCTGaggggagtgtaaattggtgcaaccccctCAGGAACCAGTCTGGCTCTGTACCCTGACCTCAAGCACACGTACGCTACCCAGCTCAACACCTGCACTCCTAGGTAGGGGCCGAGAGAAATGTCTGTACATATATAAGACCAGGCACAAGGAAGTTCATAAAAGCCCTGTTTACAATATCAAGAATCTATCAACAACCCAGAAGACCAGTAATGAGAGGCTTGCTGGATAACTGTGTAATGTTCACATACTAAAATATTATAGaggagctggagttcctgtcgtggctcaatggaaatgcatctgactagtatccatgaggatgcaggttcgatccctggcctcgctcagtgggttaaggatgtggcgttgcccgtgagctgtggtgtaggtcgcagacatggctcggatcctgtgttgctgtggctgtggcgtaggccagcaactacagctccaatttgacccctagcctgggaacctccatatgccgcgggagtggccctaaagaaaaaaaaaaaggcaaaaagaatatAGAGGAACCCAAACAAATGAACGATAGCAACATGCAACAATAGATAAATCTTAATAGTATAAATCCTAAAAAGTTACACACAACATGGCACCTTATCTATAAAATTAAGGACAACGCATATATACACCCCGACACAGACACAGGTGCCTTTCtgaatacatacatgtgtgtatatatgcatatatatgtatataatatatgtacatatgtgtatgcgtatataacatatgtatattttatatattatatattttaaatgatattatttatctattttaaataatttaaaaagaaagcaagagcaCACTGACCATATAAATCAGCACGAGGGTTCCGGGACTGGTTTGGGAGAAGCAGGgaaacggggtggggggggagctcCATACAGTTAGATATAGGTTGTAACCTTATTGTCAAGGTTCTAGCTTTGATTGGTGGGGGTGGTGGCTTCATGAGTACTTTCTgccttattaaaaataacaaactaaaTAAGGCAGGTCATGCCTGGATCAAGGGTGAACGTGTTTCGTGAACCAGATTATTGATGAACTGTGCAATTCTGTGCCCTGAGGTTCAATAAGAAACACCTATGTTAAATGAAAGTtagaatatgagaaagggaacAGAAATATGAATTAGCGGAAACATAGGGAACTTGAATCTGGATGATAGAGGGAAGATTCCGTCTGAAGGCACACATCAAAGTTTGGAGCACAAACGCCATGCGAAGGTACATCTTAAAGCGCTCTGAGGAGGGTGTTACACAGACCTACCCAAAGACCATCTCTCCTCCTACAAAAATCCTCTTCCATTTCCGAAGCACCCTCTCATATCACTCAGTGGCACCAGGGAATAGCCAGAAGCCTTTCAGcagctgaggacacaggttcctcGGCTTTTCGAGATAACTAAGCTCTCTCATGGGCTGCAAAGACTCGTCTTATGCTATCTTATTCCGACAAGGCATTAAATGTGAAATAAGGCCCTGCTGGGCAGTTTGCCACCAAGTCTACTTTTACAGTCTCTGTAACCCAGGCTCACAGCATCCCAGGACTCTGAAATGCACATCACAAGGCTTGGGAGGGTTGGTCATTTCCAGGcagtgtgttgtgtgtgtgtgtgtgtgtgtgtgtctatgtttctgtgtgtgtttaatatgAGGAATACGACCCTGTATTCCATTATTACAAATACAAAAGCTGGCTCTGCTTTTCAGGCTCTTTTAAGATCTGAAAAACACAACCGCTTGTAACTCCAGCCACTGGGCTGTATTTTACTTactgtctggcacacagtaggagcttCAGGAGTGGTTGTTGAGTAAACGGGCATTGTTTTCCAAATAATGATTTTGAAGACCCTGGgtttcaagagaaaatatttgttaagtgagtCATTCTTTCTACAGATTGTATTTATGCGGgcacacctcattttattgtgctctgCAGATGCTAATTTTTTTACATATCGAAGTTTTATGGGAAACCAGTATCGTGTAGGTCTATGGATATGATTTTTCTgacagcatttgctcatttcgtgtctctgtgtcacattttggtaattcttgcactATTTCAaggtatttcatatattttttttcataaatatatatatattgtctttttgccttttctagggccgcacctgtggcatatggaggttcccaggctaggggttgaatcagagctgtagccacaggcctacgccacaaccactgcaacgcaggatcccagccgcgcctgcaacctacaccacagctcacggcaacgccggatccttaacccactgggcaagggccagggatgaatccgcaacctcatggttcctagtcggattccttaaccactgcaccacggggGGATCTCCTCATTATCATATATGTTATGGTGATCGGTGATTGGTGATCTGTGATGTTACTACCAGGCCTCCGAGGGCTCAGATGACAGTTAGCGTGTTTGAGCAATGAAGAGttctttaattaaagtatgtatatcggaaagttcctgtcgtggctcagcggtaatgagcttgattagtatccatgagaataggggtttgatccctggcctcgctcagtgggttacggatctggcattgccgtgaactgtggtgtaggttgcagacacggctcggatcccgcattgctgtggccgtggtgtaggcctgcagctatagctccgaattgacccttagcctaggaccttctatatgccacaggggtggccctaaaaagcaaaaaaaaaaagtatgtacatCATTTTTTAGACttaatgctactgcacacttaatagatgACAGAgcagtataaatataaatataccttATATATGTACCGGGAACCTAAaaagttctatttcttgatttattatgatatttgctttattaagATGGTCTAGAACCAAACCcgcaatatctccaaggtatgcctgtatagcaaaaaaagatctaaaaagtATGAATATGTTTTCAGGGGTATGTCAGAAGAACAGCTGAAATTTGCGACTGTCTTTGGATATTAAGGACACAGCCATTACATGTGAGATCAGTTGCTGTGGCAAAGACACACCTTCGAAGTATTTACAGAATCCAGGGAGTCAGAAAATAGCGCGCACGCACACATACAGATTTAGCGATAGAGAGACTGGGTGATTAAGACAAAGCTCTCCTACATTAATGACCCTCTCTCATAGTGATGACAAATTTCCCAAATCATTTTGTTGTGTCCGTTGAATTCATTCACCAACAGACAGCAGCAGGAACAGGCATATGGgacaatgaaagaaataattaagaccttccccataaggttatcagccaGAAGCTGGAATTAGCAAGAGACTCTATagcaagaggaaggaaaagtGACTTTTCCTGTCCACAACGGGGCATGTTATCTGGAAGGAGAAATACATCACGTACTTTTCAGGAGAAGATCCTGAGCTAGTCCACGCAGAAACACATATTCATATTTCCCCAATTGAGGTCGTTTACATCTATAAGCATCTGGGCTGCTCTTCCCTTCATGGTGACTCTTTCTTGATGAGCCCCTCCTGCCAAACCGCTCCTTCTTTTTGGCCGCCTAAGCACACATGTTCACTTCCCGCTAAATTAACTTGCTTGCGGGTTTGCTGGGGTCCGAGTGTTAAATCATTTCACGTGTGCGGGCTCTATGGGCACCGCCCATCCGCCAAAGCTCCTGCAGTTTCGCTGTGGGCTTGACCTGACTTGTATTTGCTGAAATGAGAAGGAAGGTACCTGGGGCGTAAACACGCGGCGTCTCCAGTCTCGAGGCTGCCGGGAGCAGCGGGTGGGGGCGGGTACATGCAAGGtccttctttttgcctttgctaccCAGCGTCTGCCTCCTCTTCAAATCTGTTGCCAACCTAGGCTTTACTGATCCCCCGTCTTGGGTCagtgaaaataaataactcaCCTACTACACACACTCTGGGCATGTGGGATCAGCACACCAGCCTTAGATGGTATGACTTCATGATCGCTTCAGGTGTGTACCCTCGGGGTTTGCACCCAAATACAAGGCAATAGATGGGTATGGATGGGGCAGTGAGGGAGTGTACGCAGAGCTTCAGGGTAAACCACCATAAAAATGGGTTGGCCAGGTTTTTCCCCCCTCACCaaactgtatttcttaaaaatcccTGGTGCCTtagctgttaaggatccagtgttgtcactgctgtggtgatgttccatccctggtctgggaaattctgcatggcgtgcccccccccctccccaaaagacCAAAACTTTTCAGTGTAATTTACATACAACACACAGCAATACTTAAAATGTATACTTTGATGATAACTGGCATATGTGTATGTTGTGACACCATCAATGCAAGATTCCGGACATTCCATGAACTCCAAATGAGTTTTCTTGTGGGTATGGCTAGTTTTTATCTTCAGTTTGGaagcttttttggttttgagggAATTGGATCTCACTAGGAGCCCAGGGCTCACCTTGGGGTCACTGATGGTATTGAAGTGATCCCTTagcaccccccatcccccactcagCAAATCCACCCCTTCCGCAGGGAGAACAATCCCTCTGACCAACAAAAGACTTGGGACTTCCAGTATGACTCACCCTCAGTCCTGGGGCTCATACTCAGGCTCTGATAAGAGGCAGTCAATCTGTCCTCCGTTTGTTTATAATGAGTCACGCTGGAAATCAggcagctcctttttttttttttttttttttcctttcccgcGTCACGGTTGGGCAAGACCCAGAGGCAGCTACACCCCCATTCAAAGTGCAGTCATCCTTATAGGTCCGGTGACTCAATGGGGCCCCCTACCGGTGGAGACAGGCAGGGCCACGTCGTGGAGCTGAGGTCGGCCTTTCTCCCCTGCTTCAAGGACGGATCTCAGCGACTTCCAGATTTGCAGGAGGAACTCGGGAAAAAGCAGCTGAGTTTTCTGTGCATCCTGTCCACCGCCCCCAATTATTAGTGACAGAGTGGGGAATGAGTCACAACTTGCCGCCGGTGCCCACGCAGTAGCGATTAAGCACATAACTGCTTCAATGATGAACCTTCCTCCAACTgcaatcccccccacccccgaccccggAGCTTTTGACTGTGAGCCTGCAGTCTCGGGGGCGGGAATTGTGAGGGCCTGGCTTTAAAAAGACGATGCCTCTTGGACCCGGATTTAAAATTCCTGCGTACAAGTCCTGATGGGAGCCTGGGGGAGGTTTCAACTAGAATTAATATCATGATCAAGTCAACATAAAGTAGATTGATCTGCTGTTTCAAGGTACTGCGGCAAAGCCCTCTGTTTGGAGAACAAATCACCATAGCAACTCAGCCGCCCCAGTTACAGTAGGCTCAGGACGACCAAAATAAAAATCCTCACCAAATCTCAGGATTGGCTGAGAGCTGCTGTCAGACTTTCGGTTTCCAGCCGACATTAGCCAGCACGCATTAATGTTTCCTAAATCGCTGAAAGGGACGctttaaatagtaataaaactATCCAGCCAGGTTACAGAGAGGTTCTGCTCCCCTACCCCCCGCTTCTAGTTTAAACACGAGCAGATCCCATCGCCAAACAGCAGCATTTGTCCTTAAAATAGACTTCAGAAAAGGGCTCATGGTTACTTATCGTGGCTTGCTAGTTCCGTTCCAAGTTAGGGGTACGTAGCACTATAAATGCTGATTTGTAAGAAGAGCCAAATCAGTATAACAGGTTTTCTGTaggtgtgaaaggaaaaaaagggaaagcactcttttctccctccatccccaggACCTCAGCCCTGGGTTTTGGTTTCATTCATTACCTGTTCTCTCTCCTGCATCTTCCTTCTCTCACTGGGTCCTGGCGCCTTCCTTCTGATCACCTTGGCCTAAGGCTTGCCCAGTCTCGCAATCCTAAGGATTCCTCGGTGCCTCAGTCTGGCGTGTGCCCCAGGCTCCCTGCAACCACCATCATGGACACCCAGAGCTCCCCTGCCGTGTTGCAAACTGAGGCCACCAGCGTTCCTGCTGCTCAACTCCCAACCCTGTGGGTCACTGCCTTGAAATTCTCCCCTGCTTTTGATTCTGGTGGTGGCGTGATCCAGAATCTTCTTTTTAGAGTGTCTCCTCTATCATCTCACCTCCTAAATGTAGGCATTTTCTAAAGTCCTGTTTCATATTTGctcatttatcttttgtctttaatTCTCACTTCCCAGCAGAGGTCTGCCACCTCTTCAGTTGAGACTGCCTGACCATGGCTCTCGCAAAACTCGATCCTAAGTGAGCTGAGTCTTGCCCGCACAATCAGTCTTTCTCCAGactttttgtttctgttaatGGCTTCCTCGTCTCCTGAGGCTTCAAGGCGAGGTGTTATTCAGATTCTTCCTAGGCATGTAATTTCCTTGCCGCATTCCCTAGACTGTCCTTTGATGCTTCTTCAGTTTATGCCCTTCTTTCCATTCCCAAAGCTATACCATCTGAGTTTTGGCCGAAACCACCTGTTGCTTAGATTGTTAATGACAGTTTCTGAAATGGTCTTTTCACCTGCAGCCCTTCCCCCCAGGTAGCAAGGTATGGTAGAAAGGAAGGCGGCTTTGGAGTTGGGGTCCCATCTCTGCCCTTTATGTCCACGGTGACTTTAATTTCTTGATCCCTCCGAGGCTtcatctcctcatctgtaaagcaggtGTCATCCCTCTTTCAGGGTGTGAGGATTTAATGGGGGTAACATATGTGAAATATCTAAGTGCTCAACCGATCTTAGTTCCTTTCCATTGCAAACTTACTACTGCCAGACCCAAGTCTTAAAACAGCCTTCTTGGTCACGTCCTTCCCTTACTCCAATGTTCCTTTTTCTACTGAAATAAGAACAAACTCCTCAAGCCTAGCACTTGGGAGACTCCTACACTATGCCCCCCGTGTCTTGTTCCCACTCTGCTGTTCACGACTTTCTTGAAACACCATTCTGTTTCCCATCTGTTTCTTTGCTTGTGCTCTGTGCTTGGACGTCAGTACACCATCTGCATCTCTGATGAAATCCTAGCTGTGCTTTCAGTCTCATCTTGAATTCCACGTTCTCTCTGAGGCCAGCCCTGCCATAGCCCTGGATATGACTTCATTCTCTGAGCCCTGCCGCACTGATCCCTCTCTAGAGGTGTTTTTAAGACCCTACTTGCTCATGTTCTTTGTTGGACTTCTCTTTGCTGCACGACTGAACGTCCTTGCTGGCGTGGACTGGTACAGCATCAGATCCAGAGAGGGCCCTCCGCCTTATGCAATAAATGCCTTTTGCCAAAAACAAACCTGCCCAGTCACGCTTCCCTTGTTCTACTGAGCTTTCTTTTTCCCCGAGCTGCGGCTGGGTGTCACCCTTCCCAGAAACAAGCTGTTCATGGGAGCAAACCTCTCCTCTCATTGACACCAAATTCTGGAGGTCCTAATTAAAAGTGTCCCCAAATAGCTCAGATATACCCTGTCACCGTTTCTTCAGACCctgtttatttactattttcatgAATCCTAGGGAATTCCCTTGTTTGAAATCACAAGTTGATTTTGTTTACCTGCTTCCCAGGCCCTCGGGGAGCACTGTTCTTTTGATGCAGAAATATCTTCGTGCAAAGGATCCTTCGGAATATCTGaaattcctcttctttctcaccCACGAATCAGTCTCTTTAACAGTGACAGTCAATACtacacagaaaaggaactcaGATTAGGGATCCAGGGGAGATCGGTTTGTAAACAGAATGAGAAACAGGGGTCCACTGAGCCGGTTCTATAGTGTGTCTGTAGTTCTTAACTATTTGAtcaatttatagtttttaatagtAATGTCCTAGAACCAAAGCACATTTCttcactatatatgtatatacacatgaatATTATCTACCTTCTAGTTTACAAGGTTTCATTTTAGGATGAATGAGCCTGGAAATATGGTTTCATCATTATATGGAGCTCACGTTGGCCATACCATTTGCCAAGTACAATTTTCAAAAGGTTAACAACATGACTCTTAtacaaagagaaaagcaacagaaGTCAAAGATTTTATTCAGTTCGACTAATGAGGAAACCAGTAAGATGTTAAGACTGATTCAAGAGAAAATCAGGGATCTGGAGAGTTATAGTTGGTCAAAGGAATGCAGATATAAATTTGCTGGTAAATGCAAAACTGGTTAATGCCTCACTGGGCTATAATCTTTGGGATGGTGTTGGGCAAGAGTCATTGGTAATGCTATCAGTTTTCTGCAAGGTTACCTATATTCTCATAAGCTTGCAATATAGCCTTCCTAATCATCAGCAAAAGGTTTGCAGCCTCAGAAAATGAGATAATCCCTGGGCAGCAGAGGCCACTAGACACCATCCAGGTCTACAGAGGAAGTGTACTCAGTATTAGCTTCGACCTATTTCCAAGTTCTGCATAATTGCTCTGGATGCTCTTCTCTGAGAGGCATGGAAACAATCCAGTCGGTGTTTTCTATGACATAGTGGTGATTAGATTTACAGAAGGGGACACAAAGCAGGGTCTCCCACTCTCCACCAGccctccccactcctctcctTTGCCCCAGTTTCAtcatgggctctggagtcagactgcttgAGTTCGAATCATGGTTCCACCTCATACTACTGGGTGAGCTTGgaaaaattacttaacctctctgtgccttggtctcATTATTATAAAAGAGGATTTTAAGTAATGGAACCATTAGGGCTTTgccatgaggattaaattagataaagTGCAAGTGCTAATAAATGTGAGTTATATTACTACTGAGTAAGGGTTCATTATTTTACCAAAGTAGTCAGGCATTAaaacattttgaggagttccctggtggcccagcggtTGAGGACTTGGCATTATTACTGCTTGTGGCTcgggttggatgcctggcctaggaacttccacacgccacaggagtggcaaaaaaaaaaaaaaaaaaaaaaaaaggaaaacattttgagaaataaactGACACCTTGTTAAAGAGGCTGTTGGTTCTACATTTTAAAgcagaagcaaaaataattacATCGCTGAAGTGAGTCAATTAGTGAACTAAAAATTAACTTGGTTAAGAGGCTACAATAAATTCTCAAAGTGTCAAAAGGATAATTCACTTCTTTCAACTCCCACACTAAAGGAACAAAACTGTATGCATCGGGGTGGCAGGAAATTAACCTTGGTTGAGTTAAAGTGTCCCAGGCATTGTATTTACCACACATTCACTACATGTCAACAAATGAGTatttttcagaaggagaagagtttTTCTCCCCTCCTGAAGGACACATGCTACACAGTGAtaagcaggaaaggaaaacaacCAAAAGAGAATTCACTGAAGCTGTAGAAAGTGGGTTTACCAAGCAAATCAAACACAAAA includes:
- the LOC125128410 gene encoding LOW QUALITY PROTEIN: coiled-coil domain-containing protein 12-like (The sequence of the model RefSeq protein was modified relative to this genomic sequence to represent the inferred CDS: substituted 2 bases at 2 genomic stop codons); the encoded protein is MAATVVGVGGLEAEALRXEEQLKALWXKTERKDKEAGEPKTKQLRGGEQEGEKHRTPLLLLRLQNYVPEDEGAPGQTSQEKVKEQLGAAKPEPVNGHVDLANPAPRKPDWALESNAAKKLEKLEEQTQRIIARLINERPKGQEDSLASAVATIK